One genomic region from Sphingobacterium sp. UGAL515B_05 encodes:
- a CDS encoding SusD/RagB family nutrient-binding outer membrane lipoprotein, with translation MKQSFNFIGMIIIALATFLQSCDKNFEDINTNPNNSVNAYPYQLMQPAFRDLVASNMSRNRSLNNELMQITVSISDGEYRIFRYDIRNTVSDGPWNSIYPELKNVKEIYRLADGGINDNASYRGISLIMQTWGFSILTDTYGDIPYSESLRGLGEDILEPKFDTQKEIYLDFFNKLDSANVLLSKNMAIKGEYDPIYNGNVSKWRKFGNSLFLRLLLRVSGQSDPAVATFVRSKIKDILVDNASSYPVMSSNDDSAILRWTGMSPLISPFMDVRAQDFRQASLANYFIDHLVAWNDPRINIPTYGSNGVNRLGIAPVSGNFVGIPSGYAAGEGWERQSYFYSYDQTVNNLPVKTMMNDPLTGMIMNCAELQFIKAELALKGFYTDKAGDLYKDGVMKGITTWLPTYTESIEDYLNNGDINWDESYSFEKKMEMIHLQKYYALLFVDCQQWFEFRRTGYPLLPKGTGLKNGGEMPARLKYPIYVQSANPTNYKLAIAQQGADEINTKVWWQRR, from the coding sequence ATGAAACAATCTTTCAATTTCATAGGCATGATCATAATCGCCCTTGCAACGTTTTTGCAATCGTGCGATAAAAATTTCGAAGACATTAATACAAACCCAAATAACAGTGTGAACGCTTATCCATATCAATTAATGCAGCCTGCATTTAGGGATCTCGTTGCATCTAATATGTCTCGTAATCGCTCATTAAATAATGAGTTGATGCAGATAACGGTCAGTATAAGCGATGGTGAGTACCGCATATTCCGTTATGATATACGTAATACAGTTTCTGATGGTCCCTGGAATTCCATCTATCCAGAACTAAAAAATGTAAAAGAAATTTACAGATTAGCGGATGGTGGAATCAATGATAATGCGTCCTACCGTGGGATATCTTTAATTATGCAGACTTGGGGATTTTCTATTTTGACCGATACTTATGGCGATATCCCTTACTCGGAATCCTTAAGGGGATTGGGCGAAGACATCTTAGAGCCTAAGTTCGATACGCAAAAGGAAATTTATTTAGATTTCTTTAATAAATTAGATTCTGCCAATGTATTGTTGTCAAAAAATATGGCAATCAAAGGAGAATATGATCCCATTTATAATGGAAATGTTAGCAAATGGCGCAAGTTTGGAAATTCGTTATTTTTACGATTATTACTCAGGGTCTCCGGACAATCAGATCCGGCAGTTGCTACATTTGTCCGTTCAAAAATTAAAGATATTCTAGTTGATAATGCATCTTCTTATCCTGTTATGTCAAGTAACGATGATTCGGCTATTCTGCGCTGGACGGGTATGTCTCCCTTGATTTCTCCATTCATGGATGTCAGAGCACAGGACTTTCGCCAAGCATCTTTAGCAAATTATTTTATTGATCATCTGGTTGCTTGGAATGATCCACGGATTAACATTCCTACATACGGTTCAAACGGAGTGAATCGATTGGGAATAGCACCGGTGAGTGGAAATTTTGTCGGTATTCCAAGTGGTTATGCTGCGGGTGAGGGGTGGGAACGTCAGTCCTATTTCTATTCGTATGATCAAACGGTGAATAACCTTCCAGTAAAGACCATGATGAATGATCCGTTGACAGGAATGATTATGAATTGTGCAGAATTGCAGTTTATCAAAGCGGAACTCGCATTGAAAGGATTCTATACGGATAAGGCGGGCGATCTTTACAAAGACGGTGTTATGAAAGGTATTACGACTTGGCTTCCCACTTATACCGAATCTATCGAGGATTACTTAAATAATGGCGATATAAATTGGGACGAAAGCTACAGTTTTGAGAAAAAAATGGAAATGATTCATCTACAAAAGTATTATGCCCTATTATTTGTAGACTGTCAGCAATGGTTTGAATTTCGGAGGACAGGCTATCCTTTGTTACCAAAGGGAACTGGCTTAAAAAATGGCGGGGAGATGCCTGCCCGTTTGAAGTATCCAATTTATGTCCAATCGGCAAATCCAACAAACTATAAGCTAGCTATCGCACAGCAAGGTGCTGATGAGATTAATACGAAAGTATGGTGGCAGAGACGATAA
- a CDS encoding DUF5689 domain-containing protein, with product MSALALGSCSKDGNYPGGVVSSYIGIFDVRNIYKGQPVRINQDNLDGSTTIAGVVVSDHREGNFPDGYLVIQDRRRLRQLRGITIPLGKAAENYVIGDSLEINIVGSELTRENGILQLKNVAESNIVKIASDLPIPNNRVTAKDILANPDKYESTCVAIVKGGFNPLPAAGDILEGQKTLNDGFGNLNLETKSSAKFAKRNLSVLANYFGVIFNKQDAEGKLIPYEVLRKESDIQELSSVIEHTPVAISGFASDVKGGDGNYEYVQLLAIEDIDFSKTPYAVIVSNNANASTPTGVPAKGWATGGMRTYKLNITSGTVTKGQYFYVGGKYKLINGSSSTDISNAKWVVNYDYVAKDGFDGIGTKTGGLMANSGNAFGIAVFNTTTVTEATKPVDVMYISGGGALTDGTKGYRITNNDFYDVIDPLSLKSQPFFMAGTNNIFLKYNTADVGYFVSLGGVYNTSLARWTSARSQNNIEMTKASTLSEIENELSTKIEQ from the coding sequence ATGAGCGCGCTAGCTCTCGGCTCTTGTAGCAAAGACGGAAATTATCCAGGTGGGGTAGTTAGTTCGTATATCGGTATTTTTGACGTCAGGAACATTTATAAAGGACAACCTGTACGGATCAATCAAGATAATTTGGATGGATCTACAACAATTGCAGGTGTTGTTGTTTCCGATCATCGAGAGGGAAACTTTCCTGATGGCTACCTGGTTATACAGGACCGTAGACGCTTGCGCCAATTGCGGGGTATAACGATCCCCTTAGGGAAGGCTGCGGAAAATTATGTGATAGGAGATTCCTTGGAAATTAATATCGTTGGTAGTGAACTGACAAGGGAAAATGGCATTCTTCAGTTAAAAAACGTTGCGGAATCAAATATTGTAAAGATCGCTTCGGATCTGCCAATTCCCAACAATCGCGTAACAGCAAAAGATATTTTGGCAAATCCAGATAAATATGAAAGTACGTGTGTTGCGATCGTAAAGGGCGGTTTTAACCCATTGCCTGCCGCCGGAGATATTCTAGAAGGGCAGAAAACCCTGAATGATGGGTTTGGTAATTTAAATTTGGAGACCAAATCATCGGCAAAATTTGCTAAAAGGAATTTAAGTGTTTTGGCGAATTATTTTGGCGTGATCTTTAATAAACAGGATGCTGAAGGTAAACTCATTCCTTATGAGGTTTTGCGTAAAGAATCGGATATTCAGGAGCTGAGTTCGGTGATTGAACATACCCCTGTGGCTATCTCTGGTTTTGCCAGCGATGTAAAAGGTGGCGATGGAAATTATGAGTATGTTCAGCTTTTAGCAATAGAAGATATTGACTTCTCGAAGACGCCCTATGCTGTCATTGTTAGTAATAATGCGAATGCATCCACGCCGACAGGTGTTCCTGCCAAAGGCTGGGCAACTGGAGGAATGCGGACGTACAAACTGAATATTACTTCTGGAACTGTGACAAAGGGTCAATATTTCTATGTAGGCGGGAAATATAAATTGATCAATGGCTCAAGCTCAACGGATATTTCTAATGCAAAATGGGTCGTCAATTATGATTATGTTGCAAAAGATGGTTTTGATGGTATAGGAACCAAAACCGGTGGACTTATGGCGAATAGTGGTAACGCATTTGGTATCGCCGTATTTAATACCACAACGGTGACGGAAGCAACAAAACCGGTAGATGTGATGTATATCTCAGGGGGCGGTGCATTGACGGATGGAACGAAAGGTTATCGTATTACAAATAATGATTTTTACGATGTTATCGATCCACTATCTTTAAAGTCCCAACCTTTTTTTATGGCGGGAACCAATAATATCTTTCTAAAATATAATACAGCTGATGTGGGTTATTTTGTGAGTTTGGGAGGGGTATATAATACGTCATTAGCGAGATGGACATCTGCACGGTCTCAGAATAATATAGAGATGACCAAGGCTTCCACATTGAGTGAAATCGAAAATGAATTGTCAACTAAAATTGAACAATAA
- a CDS encoding DUF937 domain-containing protein yields MNLTDLVTGGVGSKAIETISKITGVSESKAKWIVAAAVPLMIAALNYNAKNKGQAENIDNAIDQHSNSGILDKIGDLFGQGGAEENGSEDGNKIVNHMFGQNTEVVTQNIADKAGLSSSQVTGVLATLAPIVMGYLGQQKQASSGGGIGDLIGSVLGGGSQQSAGGGMLGGILGSFLGGGQEEQTQTTAQPAAGSNITDMLGGLAGSFFDKNNDGQAKGNILDSIAGMFGK; encoded by the coding sequence ATGAACTTAACAGATTTAGTTACAGGTGGAGTAGGCTCTAAAGCGATAGAGACTATTTCAAAAATTACTGGTGTCAGTGAATCTAAAGCAAAATGGATCGTAGCGGCGGCAGTTCCTTTGATGATTGCAGCATTGAATTACAATGCGAAAAACAAAGGCCAGGCGGAAAATATTGACAATGCCATTGATCAGCATAGCAATAGCGGGATACTCGATAAAATTGGCGATCTATTCGGACAGGGAGGAGCGGAGGAGAATGGATCTGAAGATGGCAATAAAATTGTCAACCATATGTTTGGCCAAAATACTGAAGTCGTGACACAGAATATTGCGGATAAAGCAGGCTTGAGCTCTTCTCAGGTGACAGGGGTACTGGCCACACTTGCTCCAATCGTAATGGGGTATCTAGGACAACAAAAGCAGGCTTCGAGTGGCGGAGGGATTGGTGATCTAATCGGTTCTGTATTAGGTGGCGGAAGTCAGCAAAGTGCTGGTGGTGGTATGTTGGGCGGTATTTTGGGGTCTTTTTTAGGCGGTGGGCAAGAAGAACAGACTCAAACAACAGCGCAGCCAGCAGCAGGGAGTAATATTACGGACATGTTGGGCGGATTGGCAGGCAGTTTTTTTGATAAAAATAACGATGGACAGGCGAAGGGAAATATTCTTGATTCGATCGCCGGTATGTTTGGAAAATAA
- a CDS encoding rhodanese-related sulfurtransferase — MTQYQTLLYYCYSPIEDAEKFASDHLEFCKSLGLVGRIIVADEGLNGTVSGTVEACKSYMDAIYADGRFNKTEFKIDHVDEPSFIKMHCRYKAEIVHSGLRDPKEIDPNRQTGIHLEPKDFLAMKDQEDVVVLDVRSNYEHNVGHFKNAVTLDIDNFREFPEKIKELEQYKGKKILTYCTGGIKCEKASALLLKEGFEDVYQLHGGIIKYGKEAGGEDFEGQCYVFDNRVTVDVNSVNPSVVSTCFNCGKQTTKMINCANPTCNEHFTQCDECGWEMDGCCSTACKENPNKREYDGTGYYVKVPQPVNIDKISKRKHKNFPPKVSVED, encoded by the coding sequence ATGACACAATATCAAACTTTGCTGTACTATTGTTACAGCCCTATCGAGGATGCCGAAAAATTTGCATCAGATCACTTAGAATTTTGTAAATCACTGGGCCTGGTCGGTCGTATCATCGTAGCTGATGAAGGTCTTAATGGGACTGTTTCCGGAACTGTAGAAGCATGTAAAAGCTATATGGATGCCATCTATGCCGACGGTCGTTTCAATAAAACAGAATTCAAAATTGACCATGTTGATGAACCGTCGTTCATTAAAATGCACTGCCGCTATAAAGCCGAAATCGTTCACTCCGGTTTGCGTGATCCGAAAGAAATTGATCCAAACCGTCAAACCGGTATTCACCTTGAACCGAAAGATTTCTTAGCCATGAAGGACCAAGAGGATGTGGTTGTATTGGATGTACGTTCAAATTACGAGCACAACGTTGGTCATTTTAAAAATGCTGTTACCTTAGATATTGACAATTTCCGCGAGTTCCCTGAGAAAATCAAAGAGCTTGAACAATATAAAGGAAAAAAAATATTGACATACTGCACAGGGGGTATCAAATGTGAGAAGGCATCTGCTCTTTTGTTAAAAGAAGGCTTCGAGGATGTTTATCAATTACATGGCGGAATTATCAAATACGGGAAGGAAGCTGGTGGCGAAGATTTCGAAGGCCAATGCTACGTCTTTGACAATCGTGTTACAGTTGATGTAAACTCTGTCAACCCTTCCGTGGTATCGACCTGTTTTAATTGCGGTAAGCAAACCACTAAAATGATCAACTGTGCCAACCCGACTTGTAATGAACATTTCACACAATGTGATGAGTGCGGCTGGGAGATGGACGGATGCTGCTCGACAGCATGTAAAGAAAACCCCAACAAACGTGAATATGACGGAACAGGATATTATGTAAAAGTACCTCAACCCGTCAATATTGACAAAATCAGCAAAAGAAAACATAAAAATTTCCCACCGAAAGTATCGGTCGAAGATTAA
- a CDS encoding DUF3820 family protein, which yields MLNPEILTELVTVKMPFGKYQGYTLCNLPEPYLVWYNQKGFPKGKLGQQLATLYEIKLNGLEYLLEPLKKR from the coding sequence ATGTTAAATCCTGAAATTTTAACCGAGCTTGTTACAGTAAAGATGCCCTTTGGTAAATATCAGGGCTACACTTTATGTAACCTTCCTGAGCCCTATCTAGTCTGGTATAACCAAAAAGGCTTTCCAAAGGGAAAGCTAGGCCAGCAGTTAGCGACACTCTATGAAATAAAGCTTAATGGCTTGGAATACCTGCTCGAACCTTTAAAGAAAAGGTGA
- a CDS encoding glycosyltransferase family 2 protein produces the protein MSAHPKFSIITVVYNNVRDIEHTLKSVVNQSYDHIEYIVIDGQSTDGTLEIIQKYRDKISVLLSEKDKGIYDAMNKGLALATGDYVLFLNSGDEIYDLNSIENLAKLSDDADILYGETILVDDNRNIIGERRHKVPAHFDWKSFRYGMNICHQAIYIKRNIAEPYDLNYKLCADIDWVIRCAKKAKKSINAQQYVARYLVGGMSKQRHKESLKERFAIFKHYYGTIPNLFNHGIIALKAIWYRLNYGKPQD, from the coding sequence ATGTCTGCTCATCCTAAATTTTCGATTATAACTGTCGTTTACAACAATGTGCGTGACATAGAACACACCCTGAAATCTGTTGTCAATCAGAGCTATGATCATATAGAGTATATTGTCATTGATGGACAATCAACCGATGGAACCTTAGAGATCATCCAAAAATACAGGGATAAAATCAGCGTTCTCCTTTCCGAAAAAGATAAGGGGATCTATGATGCAATGAATAAGGGATTAGCATTAGCAACAGGCGATTATGTTCTTTTTCTAAATTCCGGCGATGAGATCTATGATCTCAACAGCATTGAGAATCTTGCCAAACTGAGCGATGATGCGGATATTCTTTACGGTGAAACTATCCTCGTAGATGACAATCGAAATATTATCGGTGAACGGAGGCATAAAGTTCCGGCTCATTTCGACTGGAAAAGCTTTCGATATGGTATGAATATATGCCATCAGGCCATCTATATCAAGCGGAACATCGCCGAGCCATACGATCTCAATTATAAATTATGTGCTGATATTGACTGGGTTATTCGTTGTGCCAAAAAGGCGAAAAAATCAATCAATGCACAGCAATATGTAGCCCGATATCTCGTGGGCGGAATGTCAAAGCAAAGACATAAGGAATCCTTGAAAGAGCGCTTTGCTATCTTCAAACACTACTATGGGACCATTCCCAATTTATTTAATCATGGCATCATTGCACTAAAAGCTATTTGGTACCGTCTTAATTATGGAAAACCTCAAGACTAA
- a CDS encoding glycosyltransferase encodes MNSIAPVILFVYNRPDHTIRTLSALEKNKLADQTTLYIYSDAAKNEKSVQAVTEVRKIINESWNFKEVIIVERTENWGLAANVIDGVTKVVNAHGKIIVLEDDLETAVFALDYFNQALERYKDQDQVMEISGYGYPLKDLNKLPETFFFRVANSWGWATWDRAWQHFNPNIDELVSDFTAEQIHQFSIEGKENFWKQVQEFKAGKINSWAIRWYASVFKKNGLVLYPRNSMTQNIGNDGSGTHTAAEATYQVTLAESPVRYFPTEISENKQAYEAIKYFYAHRKGSLFNRGIRFLKKKMNKFNT; translated from the coding sequence ATGAACAGTATTGCTCCAGTCATACTTTTTGTGTACAATCGTCCTGATCATACGATAAGAACGCTCTCAGCTTTAGAAAAGAATAAACTTGCGGACCAGACTACACTTTACATCTATTCGGATGCTGCAAAAAACGAAAAATCTGTTCAAGCTGTTACTGAAGTCCGAAAGATTATCAATGAGTCCTGGAACTTCAAAGAAGTTATTATTGTCGAACGAACAGAAAATTGGGGTTTGGCAGCCAATGTAATCGACGGAGTTACAAAAGTGGTTAATGCACATGGAAAGATTATTGTTTTGGAAGATGATCTGGAAACTGCTGTGTTTGCCCTAGATTATTTCAATCAGGCACTGGAGCGCTATAAAGATCAAGATCAGGTCATGGAGATCAGCGGTTATGGTTATCCGCTAAAAGATTTAAATAAACTGCCTGAGACCTTCTTTTTTCGGGTCGCCAATAGTTGGGGCTGGGCAACCTGGGACCGCGCCTGGCAACATTTCAATCCGAATATTGATGAACTTGTATCGGATTTTACGGCCGAGCAGATACATCAATTCAGTATCGAGGGTAAAGAAAACTTCTGGAAACAAGTGCAGGAATTTAAGGCCGGAAAGATCAACTCTTGGGCGATACGCTGGTATGCTTCTGTATTCAAAAAAAATGGGTTAGTTTTGTATCCAAGGAATTCGATGACACAGAATATTGGCAACGATGGTTCGGGTACACATACAGCTGCGGAAGCAACTTATCAGGTTACACTAGCAGAAAGCCCTGTACGGTATTTTCCGACGGAAATTTCAGAAAACAAGCAAGCTTATGAGGCCATCAAGTATTTCTATGCACATCGGAAAGGATCTTTATTCAACCGTGGCATCCGATTCCTGAAGAAGAAAATGAATAAATTCAATACATAA
- a CDS encoding glycosyltransferase family 2 protein — MARILTIIVSYNFEPWIHKCLPSLLDSSYPTDILVVDNNSVDNTTQIIKETYPTIRLIESSENLGFGKANNIGLDIVLKEEYDYAFLVNQDAWLDRDCIANLVKINTDDIGIISPIHYDGTEKTLDHGFAVYTKNATTENSHRICSFVNAAFWFIPNPVIRKVGGFAPIFFHYGEDKDYANRIKYYGLSIVLAEGARAYHDRQQRKTDRKTFLKSEFVYHLTEYCNINYTFVRSFSMAVLASLKKMGASIFKGHIFEAKSYLNIAFRLLGKSGAVYRTRLSNKKAYNKIY; from the coding sequence ATGGCCAGGATTCTCACCATAATCGTCTCTTATAATTTTGAGCCTTGGATCCACAAGTGCTTACCCAGTCTATTGGATTCGAGCTACCCTACAGATATTTTAGTTGTCGACAACAATTCGGTAGACAATACCACACAGATCATAAAAGAAACGTATCCGACAATAAGACTAATAGAAAGTTCCGAAAATCTGGGTTTTGGAAAGGCCAACAACATCGGACTTGACATTGTTTTGAAGGAAGAATATGATTATGCATTTTTGGTTAATCAGGACGCCTGGCTGGATCGGGACTGTATTGCCAACTTAGTGAAGATAAACACAGACGATATCGGAATTATCTCGCCTATTCACTACGATGGAACCGAAAAAACGCTGGACCATGGTTTTGCTGTATATACAAAAAATGCTACTACCGAAAATTCACATCGCATTTGCTCTTTCGTCAACGCTGCATTTTGGTTTATCCCTAATCCGGTGATCAGAAAAGTCGGTGGTTTCGCGCCGATCTTTTTCCATTATGGAGAAGATAAGGATTATGCCAACCGCATCAAGTACTACGGATTAAGCATTGTTCTTGCCGAAGGAGCCAGAGCCTATCACGATAGACAACAGCGTAAAACAGACCGAAAAACCTTTCTGAAAAGCGAATTTGTCTATCATTTGACAGAGTATTGCAATATCAATTATACCTTTGTAAGATCTTTTTCGATGGCCGTATTGGCGAGTCTGAAGAAAATGGGAGCTTCAATTTTTAAAGGGCATATTTTTGAAGCAAAAAGCTACTTAAACATTGCTTTTAGATTGCTGGGCAAATCGGGAGCAGTTTATCGTACTCGTCTTAGCAACAAAAAAGCATACAACAAAATCTATTGA
- a CDS encoding lipopolysaccharide biosynthesis protein yields MSSQTKNDSLKSKTTKGLLWGGMASIIQQFLGFGFGILLNRKLTAEDYGLVAMITIFSVLASAFQESGFVYGIVNKKEVEHKDYNAVFWTSVGIGTFIYIVLFFAAPLIALYYNQPVLVELSRFTFLSFWLGSFGIAHNAYLFRNLKIKERVITGTFALIASNIVGVYLAYKDYAYWAYAIQIVSYSGFNMLGFWYFSKFRPTFQFDFRPIRDILGFSSKILVTNIFININKNIYAAILGRHYTAEELGYTVNPNRWSIMAQNILTNMVNNVTQPILKEIEDDKDRQVRVFRKLISFTAFLAFPMLFGLTTVAQDFITIAITDKWAQSAIFLQIFCIGAAFDSVSNVFSNLIISKGKPEVYMRNIIVFGLLQIAILFFGKSLGLELLIGLTSALNALWIFVWYASAKPYMSYSFRYLLADIFAYALLAAASCITAHYATAAIANLYLRFASTIGVAVCAYIIVNRIFKPSILLELFHYFLTVIRKK; encoded by the coding sequence ATGTCATCGCAAACGAAAAATGACTCTTTAAAATCAAAAACAACAAAAGGACTGCTATGGGGTGGTATGGCCAGTATCATCCAGCAGTTTTTGGGCTTCGGCTTCGGCATCCTACTAAACCGTAAGCTAACAGCAGAAGATTATGGCTTAGTAGCTATGATCACCATCTTTTCTGTTCTCGCCTCTGCTTTTCAAGAAAGTGGATTTGTCTATGGAATTGTCAATAAAAAAGAAGTCGAACATAAAGATTATAACGCGGTATTCTGGACAAGTGTAGGAATTGGAACATTTATTTATATTGTTTTATTTTTTGCGGCTCCTCTTATCGCCTTATACTATAATCAACCAGTACTTGTAGAACTTAGTAGATTTACCTTTTTATCCTTTTGGCTAGGTAGCTTTGGTATTGCGCACAATGCTTACCTCTTCCGGAATTTAAAAATCAAAGAAAGAGTCATCACAGGCACCTTTGCGCTTATTGCATCAAATATAGTCGGGGTTTATTTAGCCTATAAGGACTATGCCTATTGGGCATACGCCATCCAAATTGTCTCCTATAGTGGTTTCAATATGCTCGGATTCTGGTATTTTTCCAAATTCAGACCTACTTTCCAGTTCGATTTCCGACCTATTCGCGACATTTTAGGATTTAGCAGTAAAATACTAGTCACCAATATTTTCATCAACATCAACAAAAATATATATGCCGCGATCTTAGGCCGGCATTATACCGCTGAAGAACTGGGATATACCGTGAATCCTAATCGTTGGAGCATCATGGCCCAGAATATATTGACCAATATGGTTAATAATGTGACACAGCCTATTTTAAAGGAAATAGAAGATGATAAGGATAGACAAGTTCGGGTTTTTCGCAAGCTAATTTCCTTTACGGCCTTTTTAGCCTTTCCAATGTTATTTGGTTTAACAACTGTAGCACAAGATTTCATTACTATTGCGATCACCGATAAATGGGCACAAAGTGCCATATTTCTCCAAATATTTTGTATTGGCGCGGCATTTGATTCTGTAAGCAATGTTTTTTCCAACCTTATCATTAGCAAGGGAAAACCCGAAGTTTATATGCGGAATATCATCGTGTTTGGTCTGCTCCAAATCGCTATTCTGTTCTTCGGCAAATCATTAGGTCTTGAATTGCTCATTGGATTAACCTCAGCATTAAATGCGCTCTGGATATTCGTATGGTATGCTTCTGCTAAACCTTATATGAGTTATTCATTTCGTTATCTTCTGGCAGATATTTTTGCTTATGCATTATTGGCAGCTGCCAGTTGTATTACAGCTCATTATGCCACCGCAGCTATCGCCAATCTCTATCTTAGGTTTGCAAGCACAATTGGAGTGGCCGTATGTGCATATATCATTGTCAATAGAATCTTTAAACCCAGCATTTTGTTGGAATTATTCCACTATTTCCTAACAGTTATCCGAAAAAAATAG
- a CDS encoding DeoR/GlpR family DNA-binding transcription regulator has product MLKEERQAFIIHQINLHNKVLSSDLSVQLNVSEDTIRRDLNELAENGKVLKVYGGALSKSFQFPFQDGNVYAKEAKKEIAKKASTLISNGMTVLVGGGTTLIELARTIPDHLQCTFFTISPLVALELAEKPNLEVILVGGKLSRNTNIVSGAQVANELADLKVDLCLLGTNSLSVEDGVTDSDWEVVQIKRAMIKCSKKVAILSIAEKLNSVQKMKVVPLRDISYLITDVNPTDVSLKEFANTIAIL; this is encoded by the coding sequence ATGTTAAAGGAAGAAAGACAAGCATTCATTATACATCAGATTAACCTACATAACAAAGTTTTATCGTCAGATCTAAGTGTTCAACTGAATGTGTCTGAAGATACAATTAGACGTGACTTAAACGAACTCGCCGAGAATGGAAAAGTTCTAAAAGTCTATGGTGGGGCATTATCAAAATCTTTTCAATTCCCTTTTCAAGATGGAAACGTATATGCCAAGGAGGCAAAAAAAGAAATTGCCAAGAAAGCAAGCACTTTAATCTCCAATGGAATGACTGTTTTAGTCGGCGGCGGGACAACCTTAATTGAATTAGCGAGAACAATACCCGATCATCTTCAGTGTACATTTTTTACTATAAGTCCATTAGTTGCACTAGAATTGGCCGAAAAGCCAAATCTTGAAGTCATTTTAGTTGGCGGAAAACTTTCACGCAATACAAACATTGTTTCCGGAGCCCAGGTAGCTAATGAATTGGCGGATCTTAAAGTCGATCTTTGTTTGTTGGGGACAAATTCTCTTTCCGTAGAAGACGGAGTGACCGACTCTGACTGGGAGGTGGTACAAATCAAACGTGCGATGATTAAATGCTCAAAAAAAGTGGCTATTTTAAGTATTGCTGAGAAACTAAATTCAGTTCAAAAAATGAAAGTTGTGCCGCTACGTGATATTTCTTATTTGATTACCGATGTTAATCCAACTGATGTTTCCCTAAAAGAATTTGCGAATACAATTGCAATACTTTAA